A section of the Carya illinoinensis cultivar Pawnee chromosome 12, C.illinoinensisPawnee_v1, whole genome shotgun sequence genome encodes:
- the LOC122288942 gene encoding transcription factor TCP5-like: protein MISNSREKDIQAKQEGGSRSDIGKLSKVGASSGSRQWSAGFRNPRIVRVSRSFGGKDRHSKVCTIRGLRDRRIRLSVPTAIQLYDLQDRLGLSQPSKVVDWLLEATKFDIDKLPPLPIPQGFGQFHHQLSHHESNVSPSSFAPNLFDANSSTFIMDGEDQRTTSMMAAKTKDWDHMDSALKLKRKEFERSGSLLLDHVGDKGKWIKTNHEEDEIQYGIGTTTTGYGAQISAHNFFPMPNHTPLPSLLNNAMAYNSYYQSDQPSALSLSQFGGHGSLFPSQIDHHPHSTSTAMPLPSGSQLFFCPSSTTPALFTPFPSYITTPIESDPRQFSHIQLLNSSSQHHVLPHPLISSFHSVGSPLKPFPANESPKLQLPQSHESKLD from the coding sequence ATGATTTCAAATTCAAGAGAAAAAGATATTCAAGCCAAGCAAGAGGGTGGAAGCCGCAGTGATATTGGAAAGTTGTCTAAGGTGGGAGCGTCATCTGGTTCGAGGCAATGGTCAGCAGGATTTAGAAATCCAAGGATCGTGCGTGTATCGCGTTCTTTTGGAGGAAAAGATAGGCATAGCAAGGTTTGCACCATAAGGGGATTGAGGGACAGACGGATTAGGCTTTCAGTGCCCACAGCAATTCAGTTGTACGATCTTCAGGATAGGCTTGGGCTTAGTCAGCCTAGCAAGGTGGTAGATTGGTTGCTTGAAGCCACTAAATTTGACATCGATAAGCTCCCACCACTCCCAATTCCACAGGGATTTGGTCAATTTCATCATCAACTTTCTCATCATGAATCAAATGTCTCCCCCTCTTCTTTTGCCCCTAATTTATTTGATGCAAATTCTAGTACATTTATAATGGACGGGGAAGATCAAAGAACAACGTCCATGATGGCAGCGAAAACGAAGGATTGGGATCATATGGATTCTGCATTGaaactaaaaaggaaagaatttgAAAGATCAGGATCACTACTACTAGATCATGTTGGTGATAAAGGCAAGTGGATCAAAACAAAtcatgaagaagatgagattcaGTATGGAATTGGTACTACTACTACTGGCTATGGTGCACAGATTTCAGCACATAACTTTTTCCCAATGCCCAATCATACTCCCTTACCTAGCTTGCTAAACAATGCCATGGCCTACAATTCTTACTATCAGTCTGATCAGCCTTCTGCATTATCTCTATCTCAGTTTGGAGGCCATGGATCATTATTTCCATCTCAAATAGATCATCATCCACATAGTACAAGCACTGCCATGCCACTTCCATCCGGGTCTCAGTTATTTTTCTGTCCATCTTCAACAACACCAGCACTTTTCACTCCATTTCCTTCCTATATCACCACCCCAATAGAGAGTGACCCAAGACAATTCAGCCATATCCAACTGTTGAACTCAAGTTCACAGCATCACGTCCTACCTCACCCTCTTATTTCTTCATTCCATTCAGTTGGCTCTCCTTTGAAACCCTTTCCAGCAAATGAGAGTCCCAAGCTGCAACTTCCTCAATCACATGAAAGCAAACTGGATTAA